One part of the Lachnospiraceae bacterium JLR.KK002 genome encodes these proteins:
- a CDS encoding DUF896 domain-containing protein, with translation MEQSKIDRINVLARKSKAEGLTEAEKKEQDLLRKEYIANIRRNLRSQLDSIDVVNPDGTTENLGEKYGNKEAN, from the coding sequence ATGGAGCAGAGTAAGATAGACAGAATTAATGTACTGGCCAGAAAGTCCAAAGCAGAAGGTCTGACAGAGGCGGAGAAAAAAGAGCAGGATTTACTGCGGAAAGAATATATTGCAAATATCAGGCGTAACCTGCGTTCCCAGCTGGACAGTATTGACGTGGTAAATCCGGATGGAACCACGGAAAATCTGGGTGAGAAATATGGAAACAAAGAAGCAAATTAG
- a CDS encoding 5-formyltetrahydrofolate cyclo-ligase: METKKQIRQRLRQQRENLSSEQASKLSAEICRKLRARPWFSGARTVCFYYPLGNEVNLLPLAEEALTLGKRIAFPRVEGKEMEFYEAASLEDFQEGSFHVMEPVSQIPAAEPGMTVLVPGLGFDRRGNRMGYGGGYYDRYFARSRECMKIGIAYQFQFVEELAAEAHDIPMDEVITECAVWTFLS, translated from the coding sequence ATGGAAACAAAGAAGCAAATTAGACAGAGGCTCCGGCAGCAGCGGGAAAACCTGTCTTCTGAGCAGGCCAGTAAGCTGTCGGCAGAAATCTGCCGGAAACTGAGAGCCCGGCCATGGTTCTCCGGGGCCCGGACCGTCTGTTTCTATTATCCCCTTGGCAATGAAGTGAACCTGCTGCCGCTGGCAGAAGAAGCTCTGACACTGGGGAAAAGAATTGCATTTCCCAGAGTGGAAGGAAAAGAGATGGAATTTTATGAAGCTGCCTCACTGGAAGATTTCCAGGAGGGCAGCTTTCATGTGATGGAGCCTGTGAGCCAAATTCCTGCGGCGGAGCCGGGAATGACAGTGCTTGTGCCGGGCCTCGGATTTGACCGGAGAGGAAACCGTATGGGATATGGAGGCGGGTATTACGACCGGTATTTTGCCAGGAGCCGGGAATGTATGAAAATCGGTATTGCATACCAGTTTCAGTTTGTGGAAGAACTGGCAGCAGAAGCGCATGATATTCCCATGGATGAAGTGATTACGGAGTGTGCTGTATGGACTTTCCTGTCGTAA
- a CDS encoding RsiV family protein: MNHNLDQIKQDYQNIKVPETLKKQMEAAIAQAKKDTAEHLPEQADTRRKKSSIFRFPLAKCAAGVAAAALILVILANSGPSIAHAMEQIPILGSIVRIVTFREYEHQENRMEANIKVPEVQVETNDGEILEDATRKLNDNIKAYTDEIIAAYEADLKAAGGEGTEAVNLDYEVATDNDKLFSLRFHQTITMAGAAQMEKIYHIDKQTGDMITLKDLFQEGADYKTPISENIRQQMREQMAQDEMKSYWVDSDIPEWNFTEISDNPSFYINESGKLVIVFDEYQVAPGYMGVVTFEIPTDVVKDIAKEGYFM, from the coding sequence ATGAATCATAATTTAGACCAGATAAAACAGGATTATCAGAATATTAAAGTCCCGGAAACATTAAAAAAACAGATGGAAGCTGCCATTGCACAGGCAAAAAAAGATACCGCAGAACATCTGCCGGAGCAGGCGGATACCCGCCGGAAGAAATCTTCCATATTCCGTTTCCCCCTTGCAAAATGTGCCGCAGGTGTGGCGGCGGCAGCCCTGATACTTGTAATACTGGCCAACTCCGGCCCTTCCATCGCCCACGCCATGGAACAGATTCCTATTCTGGGCTCCATCGTCAGGATTGTCACATTCCGGGAATATGAACATCAGGAAAACCGGATGGAAGCCAATATCAAAGTCCCGGAAGTCCAGGTAGAAACCAACGACGGAGAAATCCTGGAAGATGCCACCCGGAAACTGAATGACAACATAAAGGCTTATACGGATGAAATCATCGCCGCTTATGAAGCAGACCTGAAAGCTGCCGGAGGAGAAGGCACAGAAGCGGTAAATCTGGACTACGAAGTGGCAACGGACAATGACAAACTGTTCTCTCTGCGGTTCCATCAGACCATTACCATGGCGGGCGCCGCTCAGATGGAGAAAATCTATCACATTGACAAACAGACCGGAGACATGATTACACTGAAAGATTTGTTCCAGGAGGGAGCCGATTACAAAACTCCCATCTCTGAAAATATCAGACAGCAGATGAGAGAACAGATGGCTCAGGATGAAATGAAATCCTACTGGGTAGACAGCGACATTCCGGAATGGAATTTTACGGAAATATCCGACAACCCCAGTTTTTATATCAATGAATCCGGAAAACTGGTAATTGTCTTCGACGAATATCAGGTGGCCCCCGGTTACATGGGCGTGGTTACTTTTGAAATCCCCACAGATGTGGTGAAAGATATTGCAAAAGAAGGATATTTCATGTAA
- a CDS encoding sigma-70 family RNA polymerase sigma factor, with the protein MNTPKMQQQIEQELLASYESLYRLAFTYVKNESDAMDVVQESAYKAIRNAASIRNESYIRTWLWRIVINTSLEVLRGKQRETFLEVPQEQGKEDIYPDFDTIDALDVLNEKERAVIVLRYFEERKLQEIADVLDENLNTVKSILYRSLKKMKIKLTEGELCHES; encoded by the coding sequence ATGAACACACCAAAGATGCAGCAGCAGATAGAACAGGAACTGCTGGCTTCTTATGAATCCCTGTACCGTCTGGCCTTCACCTATGTGAAAAATGAATCCGACGCCATGGACGTCGTGCAGGAAAGCGCTTACAAAGCCATACGGAACGCCGCTTCCATCCGGAACGAATCTTACATCCGTACCTGGCTCTGGCGTATTGTCATCAACACCTCCCTGGAAGTCCTCCGGGGGAAACAGCGGGAAACATTCCTGGAAGTTCCGCAGGAACAGGGAAAAGAGGACATCTATCCCGACTTTGATACCATCGACGCTCTGGATGTGCTGAATGAAAAGGAACGTGCAGTCATCGTTCTGCGCTATTTTGAGGAACGGAAGCTCCAGGAAATTGCCGATGTACTGGATGAGAATCTGAACACTGTCAAAAGCATCTTATACCGCAGCCTGAAAAAAATGAAAATCAAACTCACGGAAGGAGAACTCTGCCATGAATCATAA
- a CDS encoding glutamate-5-semialdehyde dehydrogenase, producing MNLTLEQIGQNAKKAETVLRNLPAGRKNKVLTTAADYLMANMKMLLEANHADVERAKENGMAPGLVDRLLLTEARIAQMAEGLRQIAGLEDPIGEVLSMKQRPNGLLIGQKRVPLGVIGIIYESRPNVTADAFGLCFKAGNVVILRGGKDALHSNNAITMTLQEALVKCDLPSESIQLITDTSHETAAEFMKLNRYVDVLIPRGGAGLIRTVVEQATVPVIETGTGNCHIYVDESADIAMAVDIIFNAKTQRIGVCNACESLVVHEKVKDALLPRLAQRLEEKQVELRGDEESRKSCSSILPAKEEDWGMEYLDYILSIKTVSSIDEAISHINQYNTGHSEAIITRDYDNSRKFLEEIDAAAVYVNASTRFTDGFEFGFGGEIGISTQKLHARGPMGLKELTSTKYIIYGNGQTRP from the coding sequence ATGAATCTTACACTGGAACAGATTGGACAAAATGCAAAAAAGGCGGAGACCGTCCTGCGGAATCTGCCGGCCGGCCGGAAAAATAAAGTTCTGACCACAGCGGCAGATTACCTTATGGCAAATATGAAAATGCTCCTGGAAGCCAACCATGCGGATGTGGAGCGGGCGAAGGAAAACGGTATGGCTCCGGGGCTGGTGGACCGTCTGCTGCTGACGGAGGCGAGAATTGCCCAGATGGCGGAAGGGTTGCGGCAGATTGCAGGACTGGAAGACCCAATCGGGGAAGTTCTGTCCATGAAGCAGCGTCCCAACGGTTTGCTGATTGGCCAGAAGCGTGTGCCTCTGGGGGTAATCGGTATTATTTATGAATCCCGGCCAAATGTGACAGCAGATGCTTTCGGGCTGTGTTTTAAAGCGGGGAATGTGGTAATTCTCCGGGGCGGGAAGGACGCGCTGCATTCCAACAATGCCATTACCATGACATTGCAGGAGGCACTGGTAAAATGTGACCTTCCCTCAGAGTCCATCCAGCTTATTACAGATACCAGCCATGAAACAGCGGCTGAATTTATGAAGCTGAACCGGTATGTGGATGTACTGATTCCGCGGGGAGGGGCAGGACTGATTCGGACTGTGGTGGAGCAGGCAACGGTGCCTGTGATTGAGACCGGAACCGGCAACTGTCATATTTATGTGGATGAATCTGCGGATATTGCCATGGCTGTGGATATTATTTTTAATGCAAAAACCCAGAGAATCGGCGTGTGCAATGCCTGTGAATCCCTGGTGGTACATGAGAAAGTAAAGGACGCCCTGCTTCCCAGGCTGGCACAGCGGCTGGAAGAAAAGCAGGTGGAACTGCGAGGAGATGAGGAGAGCCGGAAATCCTGCAGCAGTATTCTGCCCGCAAAAGAGGAAGACTGGGGCATGGAATATCTGGATTACATTTTGTCCATAAAAACCGTATCTTCCATAGATGAGGCCATTTCCCATATCAATCAGTACAATACGGGGCATTCCGAAGCAATTATAACCAGAGATTATGATAATTCCAGAAAATTTCTGGAGGAAATCGACGCGGCGGCTGTGTATGTCAACGCTTCCACGCGGTTCACGGACGGATTTGAATTCGGTTTCGGGGGCGAAATCGGTATCAGTACCCAGAAGCTCCATGCCAGAGGCCCCATGGGATTAAAAGAGCTGACCAGTACAAAATATATTATATATGGAAACGGGCAGACCAGGCCCTGA
- a CDS encoding GNAT family N-acetyltransferase, with amino-acid sequence MKVTFELISEPQIDRELFRHFDRYQEVKRCWRKETDGWKLKEVPFVEQWGESEYEFLVKCLKNTADTGGFVIGCLEDGKLKGFASVEHERFGSGKQYVQLSCIHVSCESRGKGYGKKLFQYAALAGKRLGAAKLYISAHSSEETQAFYHAMGCVEAEEYNQKLYQAEPCDCQLEYGL; translated from the coding sequence ATGAAAGTGACATTTGAACTGATATCAGAACCTCAGATTGACCGGGAACTGTTTCGGCATTTCGACCGTTACCAGGAAGTGAAACGCTGCTGGCGCAAAGAAACGGACGGCTGGAAACTGAAAGAAGTTCCCTTTGTGGAACAGTGGGGAGAATCAGAATATGAATTTCTGGTAAAATGCCTGAAAAATACCGCCGACACAGGAGGATTTGTCATCGGATGTCTGGAAGACGGAAAGCTGAAGGGATTTGCTTCCGTGGAGCACGAGCGCTTTGGCTCCGGGAAGCAGTATGTACAGCTTTCCTGTATCCATGTTTCCTGCGAATCCAGAGGAAAGGGGTATGGGAAAAAACTGTTTCAGTATGCTGCTCTGGCAGGAAAAAGGCTGGGTGCGGCGAAACTGTACATATCGGCCCATTCATCGGAGGAAACCCAGGCATTTTATCATGCCATGGGCTGTGTGGAAGCGGAGGAGTACAATCAGAAGCTGTATCAGGCGGAGCCCTGTGACTGTCAGCTGGAGTATGGGCTGTGA
- a CDS encoding aldo/keto reductase produces the protein MNTTVTLGKTGITVNKNGFGALPIQRISMEESGRLLRKAYDAGIRFFDTARFYTDSEAKIGEALSSVRNQIYIATKTGAQNAEEFRKDLHTSLELLKTDYIDIYQFHNPAFCPKPGDGSGLYEAMEEARNQGKIRHIGISNHRLKVAHEAIDSGLYETLQFPFSYLSTEKEKEIVSRCRKENMGFISMKALSGGLITNSAAAYAFQAEYDNVLPIWGIQRESELDEFIRYMEQPPVLTPELSELIARDREQLAGNFCRGCGYCVPTCPAGIEINNCARMSLLLRRSPAELQLTPEVQEKMKKIEDCINCNQCSAHCPYGLDTPALLAENYRDYKEVLAGKPL, from the coding sequence ATGAATACTACCGTTACTCTTGGAAAAACCGGCATTACCGTAAACAAAAACGGCTTCGGCGCTCTTCCCATTCAGCGCATTTCCATGGAAGAATCCGGAAGGCTGCTGAGAAAAGCATACGATGCGGGCATTCGTTTTTTTGACACCGCACGGTTCTATACGGACAGTGAAGCCAAAATCGGCGAAGCCCTTTCATCCGTCCGAAACCAGATTTATATTGCCACCAAAACCGGGGCGCAGAACGCAGAGGAATTCCGGAAGGACCTGCACACCAGCCTGGAACTGCTGAAAACAGATTATATTGATATTTATCAGTTCCACAATCCTGCCTTCTGCCCGAAACCAGGGGACGGTTCCGGCCTGTATGAAGCCATGGAAGAAGCCAGAAATCAGGGGAAAATCCGGCACATCGGTATCAGCAACCATCGCCTGAAGGTTGCCCATGAGGCCATTGACAGCGGCCTGTACGAAACTCTGCAGTTTCCCTTCTCCTATCTTTCCACTGAGAAGGAAAAAGAAATCGTAAGCCGCTGCCGGAAAGAAAATATGGGATTTATTTCCATGAAAGCTCTGTCCGGAGGACTGATTACCAACTCTGCCGCCGCTTACGCTTTTCAGGCTGAATATGACAACGTGCTGCCCATCTGGGGGATTCAACGGGAATCTGAACTGGATGAATTTATCCGCTATATGGAACAGCCCCCTGTTCTGACGCCGGAACTCTCCGAACTGATAGCCCGCGACAGGGAACAGCTCGCCGGAAACTTCTGCCGGGGCTGCGGCTACTGTGTTCCCACCTGCCCTGCCGGAATTGAAATCAACAACTGTGCCAGAATGTCCCTGCTTCTGCGACGTTCTCCCGCCGAACTGCAGCTTACTCCGGAAGTTCAGGAAAAAATGAAGAAAATCGAAGACTGCATCAACTGTAACCAGTGCAGCGCCCACTGTCCCTACGGTCTGGATACTCCCGCACTGCTGGCAGAGAATTACCGGGATTATAAAGAAGTGCTGGCTGGAAAGCCATTGTGA
- a CDS encoding S8 family peptidase, protein MDRVRKIINAGQAWEKGYYGEEIGVAVLDTGIYPHPDFEHRIVCFRDYVRGRNSLYDDNGHGTHIAGIIGGDGSLSNGKYTGLAPRCHFIILKILDYRGNGNTEHVVRAIDWLVENRRNYRIRIVNISIGMVLHAESRERIRLLQAVEYAWDNDLVVVAAAGNNGPGENSITVPGICRKIITAGCFDDTREQIGKSPLKPDYSGQGPTDHCVVKPELVLPGTNVTSCGVYPRTYTRKSGTSMAAPMVSGSIALLLSKYAHFSPADVKLRLYQRTVDLGLPLSKQGWGMVDIGKLLC, encoded by the coding sequence ATGGACAGAGTAAGAAAGATTATCAATGCCGGGCAGGCCTGGGAAAAAGGCTATTACGGGGAAGAAATCGGCGTGGCAGTGCTGGACACCGGAATTTACCCCCACCCGGATTTTGAACATAGAATCGTCTGTTTTCGGGACTACGTCAGAGGAAGAAATTCTCTTTACGATGATAATGGCCATGGTACCCACATAGCCGGAATTATCGGCGGCGACGGCAGCCTTTCCAATGGAAAATATACAGGCCTTGCGCCCCGATGCCATTTTATTATTCTGAAAATACTGGACTACAGAGGAAATGGAAATACGGAGCATGTGGTACGGGCTATTGACTGGCTGGTGGAGAACAGAAGGAATTACCGCATCCGGATTGTAAATATTTCCATCGGCATGGTGCTTCATGCGGAGAGCAGGGAACGGATTCGTCTTCTGCAGGCGGTGGAATATGCCTGGGATAACGACCTTGTGGTAGTCGCTGCGGCGGGAAATAACGGACCGGGGGAAAACAGCATTACCGTACCCGGTATCTGTCGGAAAATTATTACGGCGGGCTGCTTTGACGATACCAGGGAGCAGATTGGAAAATCACCTTTGAAGCCGGACTATTCGGGGCAGGGCCCCACAGACCATTGTGTGGTGAAGCCGGAACTGGTGCTTCCAGGCACAAATGTTACAAGCTGCGGAGTCTATCCCCGGACATATACCAGGAAAAGCGGCACCTCCATGGCGGCTCCCATGGTAAGCGGAAGTATTGCGCTGCTGCTCAGCAAATATGCTCATTTTTCTCCGGCAGATGTAAAGCTGCGCCTGTACCAGCGGACGGTGGATTTGGGGCTGCCCCTGTCGAAGCAGGGGTGGGGAATGGTAGACATTGGGAAATTATTGTGTTAA
- the cls gene encoding cardiolipin synthase yields the protein MKKVKKFLLGRATIVAIAILLQLCWLLSFLYGFQMRYTFLNTILDISAVFVVLVIVNKRSNLSYKIAWTVVILAVPVVGLLVYFIFGRSELTRPTRKRMEAVNFEIEQSLPEHQDLLEELKEQDMSVYCQSKYVSEWAGYPVYKNTETKYYSSGEEMFPDMLKALEEARHFIFMEYFIVEEGYMFGKILDILKGKAAQGVDVRFIYDDFGCVTTLPEKYYQQMQEWGIKCVRFNPLYPIMSVVMNNRDHRKILVADGKVGFTGGINLADEYVNKVKRFGYWKDTGLRLEGEGVWSFTVMFLEMWDYITKSREQDPELFRPSRYQTRPWNTDGYVQPYTDSPLDHENVGENIYMNIINRARKYVYIFTPYLIPDDEILKALQNAAKSGVDVRILMPGIPDKQIVYWISQSYYEPLLECGVRIYQYNPGFLHAKCFVCDDEVAVVGSVNLDYRSLYLHFECGVWMYRSDAVMQVKEDVWNTMKESEEINLEFCRKRPAAIRTLQGVMRLFAPLL from the coding sequence ATGAAGAAAGTTAAGAAATTTTTACTGGGGAGGGCAACCATAGTAGCGATTGCAATTCTGCTTCAGCTGTGCTGGCTGCTGTCATTTCTGTATGGGTTCCAGATGCGTTATACTTTTTTGAATACAATTCTGGATATCAGCGCCGTATTTGTGGTGCTGGTCATTGTAAATAAAAGAAGCAATCTGTCCTATAAAATTGCCTGGACAGTGGTAATTCTGGCAGTTCCCGTTGTGGGGCTTCTGGTTTATTTTATTTTTGGGCGGTCAGAGCTGACCAGACCCACCAGAAAGCGCATGGAAGCTGTCAACTTTGAAATAGAGCAGAGCCTGCCGGAACACCAGGATTTGCTGGAAGAACTGAAGGAACAGGATATGTCTGTTTACTGTCAGTCGAAATATGTCAGTGAATGGGCGGGATATCCCGTTTATAAAAATACGGAAACGAAGTATTATTCCTCCGGAGAGGAAATGTTTCCGGATATGCTGAAGGCTCTGGAGGAAGCCCGGCATTTTATTTTTATGGAATATTTTATAGTGGAAGAAGGTTATATGTTCGGAAAAATTCTGGACATTTTAAAGGGGAAAGCGGCTCAGGGCGTGGATGTACGTTTCATTTATGATGATTTCGGGTGCGTGACCACCCTTCCGGAAAAGTACTATCAGCAAATGCAGGAATGGGGGATAAAGTGTGTCCGATTCAATCCGCTGTATCCCATCATGTCTGTGGTTATGAATAACCGGGACCATCGGAAAATTCTGGTGGCGGACGGTAAAGTGGGATTTACGGGGGGTATTAATCTGGCGGATGAATACGTGAATAAAGTAAAAAGGTTCGGGTACTGGAAGGATACGGGCCTTCGCCTGGAGGGCGAGGGCGTCTGGAGTTTTACGGTGATGTTTCTGGAAATGTGGGATTATATTACAAAGAGCCGGGAGCAGGATCCGGAGCTGTTTCGCCCTTCCCGCTATCAGACCAGGCCCTGGAATACAGACGGATATGTGCAGCCCTACACGGACAGTCCTCTGGACCATGAGAATGTAGGGGAAAATATTTATATGAACATCATTAATCGCGCCAGAAAATATGTTTATATCTTTACCCCCTATCTGATTCCCGATGACGAAATATTAAAGGCTTTGCAGAATGCGGCAAAGAGCGGAGTGGATGTGCGGATTCTGATGCCGGGAATTCCCGATAAGCAGATTGTATACTGGATCAGCCAGTCTTATTATGAGCCCCTTCTGGAATGCGGAGTGAGAATTTATCAGTATAATCCGGGCTTCCTCCACGCAAAATGCTTTGTGTGCGACGACGAAGTGGCAGTTGTGGGAAGCGTAAATCTGGATTACCGCAGCCTGTATCTGCATTTTGAGTGCGGAGTCTGGATGTATCGGTCAGATGCTGTCATGCAGGTAAAAGAAGATGTATGGAATACCATGAAAGAATCGGAAGAAATCAATCTGGAGTTCTGCAGGAAGCGTCCGGCGGCCATTCGGACTCTGCAGGGCGTCATGCGTCTGTTTGCCCCACTGCTGTAA
- a CDS encoding D-alanyl-D-alanine carboxypeptidase family protein has protein sequence MSSLLPTSEVTPEQPPAEEITVSAPSVVLMEASTGQVIYEKEAHTSLHPASITKIMTMILIFDALEEGKISLEDTVTVSEYAASMGGSQVFLEPGETQTVETMLKCISVASANDACVAMAEHIWGSEQEFVSRMNQRARDLGMKNTTFVNCCGLDVDGHMTTAWDVALMSRELITRYPQIHNYCTIWMENITHVTRRGSSEFGLTNTNKLIRQYPYATGLKTGSTSQAKYCVSATAEKDGMKLIAVIMAAPDHKVRFQDATTLLNYGFGKCQVYKDENKDKLPNLDVHGGVTDQVPLAYESGFSWLDVTGSDLSAITKELVLPDAAEAPVKKGQTAGKVVYKLNQKEIGSVNILFQKGVKKALFRDYFLKTLEQLLFC, from the coding sequence ATGTCCTCCCTGCTTCCCACTTCAGAAGTAACTCCGGAACAGCCGCCTGCAGAGGAAATCACCGTTTCCGCTCCTTCCGTGGTGCTGATGGAAGCCTCTACCGGCCAGGTTATTTACGAAAAAGAGGCTCACACCTCCCTCCATCCGGCCAGTATTACGAAAATCATGACCATGATTCTGATTTTCGACGCTCTGGAGGAAGGAAAAATCTCACTGGAAGATACCGTAACTGTATCGGAATACGCTGCCAGCATGGGTGGCTCACAGGTTTTTCTGGAACCTGGAGAGACCCAGACTGTGGAAACCATGCTGAAATGTATCTCGGTGGCCAGCGCCAATGACGCCTGTGTGGCCATGGCGGAGCACATCTGGGGCAGCGAACAGGAATTTGTCTCCAGAATGAACCAGCGCGCCAGAGATCTGGGCATGAAAAATACCACGTTTGTAAACTGCTGCGGCCTGGACGTAGACGGGCACATGACCACCGCCTGGGATGTGGCCCTGATGTCGCGGGAACTGATTACCCGTTACCCGCAGATACATAATTACTGTACCATATGGATGGAAAATATCACCCACGTTACCCGGAGAGGCTCGTCGGAGTTCGGCCTTACCAATACCAACAAACTGATTCGCCAGTATCCCTATGCCACCGGATTGAAAACAGGTTCCACCTCCCAGGCAAAATACTGCGTTTCCGCTACCGCTGAAAAAGACGGTATGAAGCTGATTGCGGTAATTATGGCAGCTCCGGACCACAAAGTCCGTTTTCAGGACGCCACCACCCTGTTAAATTACGGGTTTGGAAAATGTCAGGTGTATAAAGATGAAAATAAGGATAAACTGCCCAATCTGGATGTCCACGGCGGCGTCACCGACCAGGTCCCTCTGGCCTATGAATCCGGATTTTCCTGGCTGGACGTGACAGGTTCGGATTTATCCGCCATAACCAAAGAACTGGTTCTCCCGGACGCCGCGGAGGCGCCTGTCAAAAAAGGCCAGACTGCAGGAAAAGTTGTCTACAAACTGAATCAGAAAGAAATCGGCTCTGTCAATATACTCTTTCAAAAAGGGGTAAAAAAGGCACTGTTCCGGGACTATTTTCTGAAAACACTGGAACAGCTCCTGTTCTGTTAG
- a CDS encoding metallophosphoesterase produces MKILFLMVTVVLCCILWQKWELTRFRVTEYEISSSKIKEQALGIVIADLHGFIYGKENKRLLGKIRKLNPDIIFIPGDMLVSKYSGTYGTALETLKQLAAIAPVYYSYGNHESRLRDPERINHPLFQDYMSKVKEAGITVMETESREISMGGNRVQLSALELELDYYEKGRIVPLEENYMQERLPDRREDLFRILLAHNPAYAEDYIRWGADVTFCGHNHGGLVRIPGIGSIISPQLTWFPGYDAGRFQVGDRSVIVSRGLGTHTFHIRIFNRAELLAVRFLPENGSR; encoded by the coding sequence ATGAAGATTTTATTTTTAATGGTTACAGTTGTTTTGTGCTGTATTCTGTGGCAGAAATGGGAACTGACCAGGTTCCGGGTGACGGAATATGAGATTTCTTCATCCAAAATAAAAGAGCAGGCGCTGGGAATTGTAATCGCAGACCTGCATGGATTTATTTATGGAAAAGAGAATAAGAGACTTCTGGGAAAAATAAGAAAATTAAATCCGGATATAATTTTTATCCCCGGAGATATGCTGGTGTCGAAATACAGCGGGACATATGGGACTGCACTGGAGACGCTGAAACAGCTTGCAGCCATTGCCCCGGTATATTACAGTTATGGAAATCATGAAAGCCGCCTGCGTGACCCGGAAAGAATCAATCATCCGCTGTTTCAGGATTATATGTCAAAGGTGAAGGAAGCAGGGATTACGGTGATGGAGACGGAGAGCCGGGAAATTTCCATGGGCGGGAACAGGGTACAGTTGTCTGCCCTGGAACTGGAGCTGGATTATTACGAAAAAGGGCGGATTGTCCCGCTGGAAGAAAACTACATGCAGGAACGCCTGCCGGACCGGCGGGAGGATTTGTTCCGGATTCTTCTTGCCCATAATCCGGCGTATGCAGAGGATTATATCCGCTGGGGGGCAGACGTGACCTTTTGCGGCCATAATCATGGGGGACTGGTACGGATTCCGGGGATTGGAAGTATTATTTCTCCTCAGCTTACCTGGTTTCCAGGATATGACGCGGGACGGTTTCAGGTGGGAGACAGGAGCGTGATTGTCAGCCGGGGGCTGGGCACCCATACCTTTCATATACGGATTTTTAACCGGGCGGAACTGCTGGCGGTAAGATTTTTGCCGGAAAACGGGAGCAGATGA
- a CDS encoding segregation/condensation protein A gives MDLTVKLQVFEGPLDLLLHLLEKNKVNIYDIPIVEITSQYMEYISEMQRQDLNIVSEFLVMAATLLDIKSRMLLPREETEEEEEDPRAELVQKLLEYKMYKCMSYELKDRQIDAEKVLFKMPTIPEEVRKYEEPVNLQELLSDVTLKKLNGIFKSVMRRQEDKVDPIRSRFGKIEREEVSLDERMVYLEQYALHHRRFSFRGLLEAQSSKMEIIVTFLSVLELMKTGKIHISQEHIFDDIIIYANSGESQVPA, from the coding sequence ATGGATTTGACGGTAAAGCTGCAGGTGTTTGAAGGTCCTCTGGATTTGCTTTTACATCTGCTGGAAAAAAACAAAGTAAATATTTATGATATTCCCATCGTGGAAATTACCAGCCAGTATATGGAATATATCAGTGAAATGCAGCGGCAGGATTTAAATATTGTCAGTGAATTTCTGGTGATGGCCGCCACCCTTCTTGATATCAAATCCAGAATGCTGCTGCCCAGGGAGGAAACTGAGGAAGAAGAGGAAGACCCAAGAGCGGAGCTGGTCCAGAAGCTGCTGGAATATAAAATGTACAAGTGTATGTCCTATGAGTTAAAGGACAGGCAGATTGACGCGGAAAAAGTGCTGTTTAAAATGCCCACAATCCCGGAGGAAGTGAGAAAGTACGAGGAGCCGGTGAATTTGCAGGAACTGCTGTCAGATGTGACTTTGAAAAAGCTCAACGGGATTTTTAAATCTGTTATGCGCAGGCAGGAAGATAAAGTTGATCCAATCCGTTCCCGGTTTGGAAAAATCGAGCGGGAAGAGGTATCCCTGGACGAACGTATGGTGTATCTGGAGCAGTATGCATTACATCACAGGCGGTTCAGCTTTCGGGGACTGCTGGAAGCCCAGAGCAGCAAAATGGAAATTATTGTCACTTTCCTGTCGGTTCTGGAACTGATGAAAACAGGAAAAATACATATTTCTCAGGAACATATTTTTGATGATATTATTATTTATGCAAACAGCGGGGAAAGCCAGGTGCCGGCATAA